A window of Gudongella oleilytica genomic DNA:
GGAATGCTTGGTGCAGCAAGCTTGGTGTTCGACAATCCATTGGATAGATAGGAGACGAGGTATGAGCACTCTACAGATGAGAGATGGTTATGGGATCAATTATTCTTATGAAAATGCTTACAGCCCAAAGGCAACTGTTATTATTTCACACGGCTTTGCTGAGCACATGGGTCGATATGATTATTTCTCGAGGGCACTTATTAGCAACGGACTTAACGTTCTCAGATATGATCTGAGAGGACATGGAGCCAATATTGACAGAGGATACTTGAGAAATTTCGAAGACTACGTGAACGACCTTAACGAACTGAAGTTGTTTGCAAAAAATACTGATCCAAACCTTCCGATATTCTTGATAGGACACAGCATGGGTGGTTTGATAACGTCCCTGTACTGTACAAGCTTTAACGAAGGCGTAAGGGGAGTTGTTCTTTCTGGACCTTCAGTCGGCAGGCTTCCCTCTGCTAAAGGCTATAACAGGGGGCTCATGAATTTAATGAAGATTTTAGCAGGAAGAGCCTCATTGAAAAATCCGATAGGTGAAGGTATTTGTGGAGATCCGCAGGTTTTTTTGGACTACGCATCAGATGAGCTGGTTTTACATAAAGCAACCATAAGCTTTTATTATGAGTTTCTTTTTAACGGGACTGACTCTCTAAATGAAAAGCTTACAAGCTTTTCTTCACCTTGTCTGATATGTCATGGCGAGAAGGATCCAATTGTACCTCTGGAGCTGAGCAGGTCATTTTAC
This region includes:
- a CDS encoding alpha/beta hydrolase; translated protein: MSTLQMRDGYGINYSYENAYSPKATVIISHGFAEHMGRYDYFSRALISNGLNVLRYDLRGHGANIDRGYLRNFEDYVNDLNELKLFAKNTDPNLPIFLIGHSMGGLITSLYCTSFNEGVRGVVLSGPSVGRLPSAKGYNRGLMNLMKILAGRASLKNPIGEGICGDPQVFLDYASDELVLHKATISFYYEFLFNGTDSLNEKLTSFSSPCLICHGEKDPIVPLELSRSFYEGVSSKDKSIIVYEGLYHEILNEKKKDQVIEDMVSWINERI